A window of the Pseudomonas fluorescens genome harbors these coding sequences:
- a CDS encoding DUF1810 domain-containing protein: protein MRSTDQDDPFNLQRFVLAQDPVFERVQRELGEGRKRSHWMWFVFPQFAGLGGSEMSRRFAINSAPETRAYLDHPLLGARLRTCTQLVLNVQQRSIAEIFGHPDDLKFHSSMTLFAQFAEEDSLWHQALERYFHGIQDEWTLQLLDSKQAQLPPDQG from the coding sequence ATGAGAAGCACTGATCAGGACGATCCATTCAACCTGCAACGCTTCGTGCTCGCCCAGGATCCGGTGTTCGAACGGGTCCAGCGCGAGCTCGGCGAGGGCCGCAAGCGCAGCCACTGGATGTGGTTCGTGTTCCCGCAGTTCGCCGGGCTCGGGGGCAGCGAGATGTCGCGGCGGTTCGCGATCAACTCGGCGCCGGAAACCCGCGCCTACCTCGATCACCCGTTGCTCGGCGCCCGGCTGCGGACCTGCACACAGCTTGTGCTGAACGTGCAGCAGCGTTCGATTGCCGAGATTTTCGGCCATCCGGACGACCTCAAATTCCACTCATCGATGACCCTGTTCGCCCAGTTCGCCGAAGAAGACAGCCTCTGGCATCAGGCGCTCGAGCGTTACTTCCACGGCATTCAGGACGAATGGACCCTTCAACTGCTGGACTCAAAACAGGCCCAGTTGCCCCCCGATCAGGGTTGA
- a CDS encoding MFS transporter yields the protein MTDPASAEYSSLERATRTEKLPYAALLAFAMTGFIAILTETLPAGLLPQIGAGLGVSEVLAGQLVTLYALGSIVAAIPLTVATRGWGRKRVLLMTVGGFLLFNTITTFSSHYGLTLASRFLAGMAAGLSWGIMAGYARGIVPVHQQGRALAIAMLGTPVALSLGTPAGTWLGNVIGWRASFGIMSALALVLAAWIVIAVPDRPGQARAERLPLMQSLRLPGVRPVLFVVLTWMLGHNILYTYIAPFLTQAGLGERVDLVLLAFGLCSLLGIWIIGLLVDRWLRGLALISLAVFAVTALVLALAAPSPWLIYACMAVWGLSFGGLATLLLTAAADSAGEHVDVVQAMLTTSWNVAIAGGGLFGGLLLDRAGAMSFPWALLILSLIALATVWLNSTHSFKPGRRQH from the coding sequence ATGACCGACCCCGCAAGCGCCGAATACTCGAGCCTGGAACGTGCCACTCGCACGGAAAAACTGCCTTACGCCGCGCTGCTGGCGTTTGCCATGACCGGCTTCATCGCCATCCTCACTGAAACCCTGCCCGCCGGCCTGTTGCCGCAGATCGGCGCCGGCCTGGGCGTCAGCGAAGTGCTGGCCGGGCAACTGGTGACGTTGTATGCGCTGGGCTCGATTGTCGCGGCGATTCCGCTGACGGTCGCCACCCGAGGTTGGGGGCGCAAGCGGGTGCTGCTGATGACGGTCGGCGGGTTTCTGCTGTTCAACACCATCACCACGTTCTCCAGCCATTACGGACTGACCCTGGCCTCGCGGTTTCTGGCCGGGATGGCGGCGGGGCTGTCGTGGGGGATCATGGCCGGTTACGCGCGCGGGATCGTGCCGGTGCATCAGCAGGGCCGGGCGCTGGCGATTGCCATGCTCGGCACGCCGGTGGCCTTGTCGCTGGGCACGCCGGCCGGCACCTGGCTGGGCAATGTGATCGGCTGGCGCGCCTCGTTCGGGATCATGTCGGCACTGGCGCTGGTACTGGCGGCGTGGATTGTCATCGCGGTGCCGGATCGTCCGGGTCAGGCCCGCGCCGAGCGTTTGCCGCTGATGCAATCGCTGCGTTTGCCTGGCGTACGTCCGGTGCTGTTCGTGGTGCTGACCTGGATGCTCGGCCACAACATTCTTTACACCTACATCGCGCCGTTTTTGACGCAGGCAGGCCTTGGCGAGCGGGTTGATCTGGTGCTGCTGGCCTTCGGTCTGTGCTCGTTGCTGGGGATCTGGATCATCGGCCTGCTGGTGGATCGCTGGCTGCGCGGATTGGCGCTGATCAGCCTCGCGGTGTTTGCCGTGACCGCGCTGGTGCTGGCATTGGCCGCGCCGTCGCCCTGGCTGATTTACGCATGCATGGCGGTGTGGGGATTGTCGTTTGGCGGTTTGGCGACGTTGCTGCTGACGGCCGCAGCGGACTCCGCCGGGGAACATGTGGATGTGGTGCAAGCGATGCTCACCACCTCGTGGAACGTAGCGATTGCCGGCGGCGGATTGTTTGGCGGCCTGCTGCTGGACCGGGCAGGGGCCATGTCGTTTCCGTGGGCGTTGCTGATCCTGTCGCTGATCGCGCTGGCGACGGTCTGGCTCAACAGCACTCACAGTTTCAAACCGGGCCGGCGGCAACACTGA
- a CDS encoding TonB family protein gives MNDAVKHRTPPGPLPNAALASVAGRPVYKANTSQPGGLNKQQMLLLVAVSALIHGGAWWFFQQARAEPLPTPPEIPEMTVELTSPTPPAPPTPEPPPPPPPPPEPEQPVEDEDAVKPPPKPVEKPRPIEKPKPVEKPKPVKKAEPPKAPPAPAQPAAPAAPATPSAPPTPAAAPGPVKESAAISGLASLGNPPPEYPSLALRRNWEGSVVLRIQVLANGRAGSVTVTKSSGKPQLDDAAVAAVKAWKFIPAKRGDTPIDGFATQTIDFKLPQ, from the coding sequence ATGAACGATGCGGTAAAGCACAGAACGCCGCCGGGGCCATTACCGAACGCAGCGCTTGCGTCGGTGGCGGGTCGGCCCGTCTATAAGGCCAACACTTCGCAGCCCGGCGGCCTGAACAAACAGCAGATGCTGTTGCTGGTAGCGGTGTCGGCATTGATACACGGCGGCGCCTGGTGGTTTTTCCAGCAGGCGCGGGCCGAGCCGCTGCCGACGCCACCGGAAATTCCGGAAATGACCGTCGAGCTGACCAGCCCGACACCTCCGGCCCCGCCGACACCGGAGCCGCCGCCCCCACCGCCGCCACCGCCCGAACCGGAACAACCGGTGGAAGACGAGGACGCGGTCAAGCCACCGCCCAAGCCGGTGGAGAAACCCAGGCCGATCGAAAAGCCGAAACCGGTCGAGAAACCCAAACCGGTGAAAAAGGCCGAGCCGCCGAAAGCGCCGCCCGCCCCTGCGCAACCGGCAGCGCCTGCCGCTCCGGCCACCCCGAGCGCGCCTCCGACACCTGCGGCGGCACCGGGCCCGGTGAAAGAGTCGGCGGCGATTTCCGGCCTCGCCAGCCTCGGAAACCCGCCGCCGGAATACCCGTCGCTGGCCCTGCGGCGCAACTGGGAAGGCAGCGTGGTGCTGCGGATTCAGGTGCTGGCCAACGGTCGCGCAGGCTCGGTGACGGTAACCAAATCCAGCGGCAAACCGCAACTGGATGACGCGGCAGTCGCAGCGGTGAAGGCCTGGAAGTTCATTCCGGCCAAGCGCGGCGACACACCGATCGACGGCTTCGCCACCCAGACCATCGATTTCAAATTGCCGCAATGA
- a CDS encoding sulfite exporter TauE/SafE family protein, translating into MELANFGLVIAGLVVGFIVGMTGVGGGSLMTPILLWFGINPATAVGTDLLYAAITKSSGVLVHRKNKNIDWAITGWLTLGSVPAVAMTLWFLSTLHTAPDAMNAIIKQALGFVLFATALAILFKKRLLEFAHKRAGGNYNPSGARLNVMTVITGLILGTMVALTSIGAGALGTVALFILYPLLPTRRLVGTEIAHAVPLTLVAGLGHASMGNMDWGVLGFLLVGSLPGIWLGSHLTGRVSDELLRPCLATMLVLIGYKLAF; encoded by the coding sequence ATGGAATTGGCAAATTTCGGTCTGGTGATTGCCGGGCTGGTGGTGGGGTTCATCGTTGGCATGACCGGAGTCGGCGGCGGTTCGTTGATGACGCCGATCCTGCTGTGGTTCGGCATCAATCCGGCCACGGCGGTGGGCACTGATCTGCTGTACGCCGCCATCACCAAATCCAGCGGCGTGCTGGTCCACAGGAAGAACAAGAACATCGACTGGGCCATCACCGGCTGGCTGACCCTGGGTAGCGTCCCGGCGGTCGCGATGACCTTGTGGTTCCTCAGCACCCTGCACACTGCGCCGGATGCGATGAACGCCATCATCAAGCAAGCGCTGGGCTTCGTGCTGTTCGCCACGGCGCTGGCAATTTTGTTCAAGAAACGCCTGTTGGAATTCGCCCACAAACGTGCCGGCGGCAACTACAACCCGAGCGGCGCGCGCCTGAATGTCATGACCGTGATCACCGGTCTGATCCTCGGCACCATGGTTGCCCTGACCTCGATCGGTGCTGGCGCCCTCGGCACCGTCGCGCTGTTCATACTTTATCCGCTGCTGCCGACCCGCCGCCTGGTCGGCACCGAAATCGCCCACGCCGTACCGCTGACCCTGGTCGCCGGCCTCGGCCACGCAAGCATGGGCAACATGGACTGGGGCGTGCTGGGCTTTCTGCTGGTGGGTTCGCTGCCGGGCATCTGGCTCGGCAGCCACCTGACCGGCCGCGTTTCCGATGAACTGCTGCGCCCGTGCCTGGCGACGATGCTGGTGTTGATCGGTTACAAGCTGGCGTTCTGA
- a CDS encoding aldose epimerase family protein — MLQSRHSLCGLGLSLMIATLSAQAAGLTSEHKAFGKTNDGTPVEQYILRNSHGMQATVITYGATLQALQVPDKHGKLDDIVLGFDDVQGYQKGTAYFGATIGRFGNRLADGAFELDGKRYQVPQNDKTNALHGGTQGFDKKVWKAKETKDKDSVGVTLTYLSADGEMGFPGNLTTEVTYRLTDSNELRIDYKASTDKPTVLNLTNHSYFNLAGAGNGDILKQVATLHASHYTPVTAKLIPTGELTPVAGTPMDFTKPTAIGQHIKADHPQLKFAEEKQGGFDFNWALDTKGDVSKLAAEVSDPQSGRHLQLFTNEPGVQFYTSNFLDGTVKGKGGKVYPHWGAFTLETQHYPDSPNQPNFPSTRLDPGQTYTQSVVLKFSAK, encoded by the coding sequence ATGCTTCAATCCCGACACTCACTCTGCGGCCTCGGACTGTCCCTGATGATCGCCACCCTCTCCGCCCAGGCCGCCGGCCTGACCAGCGAACACAAAGCCTTCGGCAAAACCAATGACGGCACGCCCGTCGAGCAATACATTCTGCGCAACAGCCACGGCATGCAGGCCACGGTCATCACCTACGGTGCGACCTTGCAGGCGCTGCAAGTGCCGGACAAACACGGCAAGCTCGACGACATCGTCCTCGGCTTCGACGATGTGCAGGGTTACCAGAAAGGCACCGCGTACTTCGGCGCGACCATCGGCCGCTTCGGCAATCGTCTGGCCGACGGTGCCTTCGAACTCGACGGCAAACGCTATCAAGTGCCGCAGAACGACAAGACCAACGCCTTGCACGGCGGCACTCAAGGCTTCGACAAAAAGGTCTGGAAGGCGAAGGAAACCAAAGACAAGGACTCGGTGGGCGTGACCCTGACCTACCTGTCGGCGGATGGTGAAATGGGTTTTCCCGGCAACCTCACCACCGAAGTGACCTACCGCCTCACCGACAGCAACGAGCTGCGCATCGACTACAAGGCCAGCACCGACAAACCGACGGTGCTCAACCTGACCAACCACAGCTACTTCAACCTCGCCGGCGCCGGCAATGGCGACATCCTCAAGCAGGTCGCCACCCTGCACGCCAGCCATTACACCCCGGTCACCGCCAAACTGATCCCGACCGGCGAACTGACCCCCGTGGCCGGCACACCAATGGACTTCACCAAACCCACCGCCATCGGCCAGCACATCAAGGCCGATCACCCGCAACTGAAATTCGCCGAAGAAAAACAGGGTGGCTTCGATTTCAATTGGGCGCTGGACACCAAGGGGGACGTCAGCAAACTCGCCGCCGAAGTCAGCGACCCGCAATCCGGTCGCCACTTGCAGCTGTTCACCAACGAACCGGGCGTGCAGTTCTACACCAGCAACTTCCTCGACGGCACGGTCAAGGGCAAGGGTGGCAAGGTCTATCCGCACTGGGGCGCGTTCACTCTGGAGACCCAGCATTACCCGGACTCGCCGAACCAGCCGAACTTCCCGAGCACCCGCCTCGATCCCGGCCAGACCTACACGCAGAGTGTGGTGTTGAAGTTTTCCGCGAAGTAA
- a CDS encoding glutathione S-transferase N-terminal domain-containing protein produces MYQLYGHRNSGAAAIEAALELCQVAYRFIDIEASAEAAQELARLNPLKQIPTLQLPDGSAITESAAILIHLGLSFPQSGLLPATGADRDQAIRGLVYIVSNCYAAIGVIDYPERWLVMPDEASRQNLMAGARERLHWTWEVFADQFSAELYLDDETPGALDVLAAVVTRWAGAREHLRQARPGFHAWLQRIDRHPVLAPVFARHWPG; encoded by the coding sequence ATGTATCAGCTCTACGGACATCGCAATTCAGGGGCGGCGGCCATCGAAGCGGCGCTCGAGCTGTGCCAGGTGGCTTACCGCTTCATCGATATCGAGGCCAGCGCGGAAGCGGCGCAAGAGCTGGCGCGGCTCAACCCGCTCAAACAGATCCCGACCCTGCAACTGCCGGACGGCAGTGCTATCACCGAAAGTGCGGCGATCCTGATTCATCTGGGGCTGAGCTTCCCGCAATCCGGTCTGCTGCCCGCGACAGGTGCTGACCGGGATCAGGCGATTCGCGGTTTGGTGTACATCGTCAGCAATTGCTACGCGGCCATCGGCGTCATTGATTACCCCGAGCGCTGGCTGGTGATGCCGGACGAGGCCTCGCGGCAGAATCTGATGGCGGGTGCGCGGGAGCGACTGCACTGGACCTGGGAGGTGTTTGCCGACCAGTTCTCCGCCGAGCTGTACCTGGACGATGAAACGCCGGGGGCGCTGGACGTGCTGGCAGCGGTGGTCACGCGCTGGGCCGGTGCCCGCGAACACCTGCGCCAGGCCCGACCCGGTTTTCATGCGTGGCTGCAACGCATCGACCGGCACCCGGTGCTGGCGCCGGTCTTTGCGCGGCATTGGCCTGGCTGA
- a CDS encoding MotA/TolQ/ExbB proton channel family protein: protein MNDSLSSMIVPGVLWGLVLFSVVSWAILLVKSAQYLRQKTQNRQFSKAFWGAPDLLTAAEHASQYPGSLARIASSGFEALLVEESPRTTQQLAHTINRSDRLERNLRQQIQKERRSLENGQAILASIGSTAPFIGLFGTVWGIMEALQSIGASGSASLETVAGPIGHALIATGVGIAVAVPAVLIYNFFLRRLKLASADMDDFAHDFDALASRSAFSISRQAIAKSTAAVREAS from the coding sequence ATGAACGATTCTTTGTCTTCGATGATTGTCCCCGGCGTGCTCTGGGGGCTGGTGCTGTTTTCCGTGGTCAGCTGGGCGATCCTGCTGGTCAAGTCGGCGCAATACCTGCGCCAGAAAACCCAGAACCGGCAGTTCAGCAAAGCCTTCTGGGGCGCGCCTGATCTGCTCACCGCCGCCGAACACGCCAGCCAGTATCCGGGCTCGCTGGCGCGGATCGCCAGCAGCGGTTTCGAAGCCTTGCTGGTGGAAGAATCCCCGCGCACCACCCAGCAACTGGCGCACACCATCAACCGTTCCGACCGACTGGAACGCAACCTGCGCCAGCAGATCCAGAAGGAACGCCGCTCGCTGGAAAACGGCCAGGCGATCCTCGCCAGCATCGGCAGCACCGCGCCGTTCATTGGCCTGTTCGGCACCGTGTGGGGAATCATGGAAGCCCTGCAAAGCATCGGCGCCAGCGGTTCGGCCAGCCTGGAAACCGTGGCCGGGCCCATCGGCCACGCGCTGATCGCCACCGGCGTGGGCATTGCCGTCGCAGTGCCGGCGGTGCTGATTTACAACTTCTTCCTGCGGCGCCTGAAGCTGGCCTCGGCGGACATGGATGACTTCGCCCACGACTTCGACGCCCTCGCCTCGCGCAGCGCGTTTTCCATCAGTCGCCAGGCCATCGCCAAATCCACGGCCGCCGTGCGGGAGGCCAGCTGA
- a CDS encoding aldo/keto reductase, whose product MRTLELAGVQVPVIGQGTWRMGEDRSAHKREVAALRSGIELGMTLIDTAEMYAEGGAESVVGEAIAGLRDQVFLVSKVYPHNASRKGIPQACERSLRRLDTDYIDLYLLHWRGQYPLEETVEAFERLREDGKIGRWGVSNFDVDDLEELSSSACATNQVLYNLEERGIEFDLLPWCQQERMPLMAYCPIGQGGAMLAEPVLKQIAARHGVTPAQVSLAWILRQDGVIAIPKAVRPEHVQLNAQAAQLQLDAGDLTALDQAFHAPQRKQRLAMV is encoded by the coding sequence ATGCGTACCCTCGAATTGGCTGGCGTGCAGGTTCCGGTGATTGGCCAGGGCACCTGGCGCATGGGCGAAGACCGCTCGGCGCACAAGCGTGAAGTGGCGGCCCTACGCAGCGGCATCGAACTGGGCATGACCCTGATCGACACCGCCGAAATGTACGCCGAGGGCGGTGCCGAAAGCGTGGTCGGCGAGGCCATCGCCGGCCTGCGCGATCAAGTGTTCCTGGTGAGCAAGGTCTACCCGCACAACGCCAGCCGCAAAGGCATTCCCCAGGCTTGCGAGCGCAGCCTGCGCCGGCTCGACACCGATTACATCGATCTCTATCTGCTGCATTGGCGCGGCCAGTATCCGCTGGAAGAAACCGTCGAGGCCTTCGAACGTTTGCGCGAAGACGGCAAGATCGGTCGCTGGGGCGTGTCGAACTTCGACGTCGATGATCTTGAGGAACTGTCTTCATCGGCCTGCGCTACTAACCAGGTGCTGTACAACCTGGAAGAACGCGGCATCGAATTCGACCTGCTGCCGTGGTGCCAGCAAGAGCGCATGCCATTGATGGCGTACTGCCCGATCGGCCAGGGCGGCGCGATGCTGGCCGAGCCGGTGTTGAAACAGATTGCCGCTCGTCACGGCGTGACCCCGGCACAGGTTTCGCTGGCGTGGATTCTGCGTCAGGATGGCGTGATTGCGATTCCCAAGGCCGTGCGCCCGGAACACGTGCAGCTCAATGCACAAGCCGCGCAACTGCAACTCGATGCCGGGGATCTGACGGCGCTGGACCAGGCGTTTCACGCGCCACAACGCAAGCAGCGGCTGGCCATGGTCTGA
- a CDS encoding DNA polymerase II — protein MDLQQGFVLTRHWRDTPAGTEVEFWLATDAGPRRVRLPHQPSVAFIPAAQREQAERVLADEKNVELRPLALQDFEHRPVLGLYCQQHGQLMRLETALNRHSVDVFEADVRPPERYLMERFITAPVWFSGTPDADGVLLDAHLKPAPDYRPQLRLVSLDIETTEQGELYSIALEGCGERQVYMLGAPNGDDSIVDFDLEYCESRTLILKKLNDWFARHDPDAIIGWNLVQFDLRILHEHARRLGVPLKLGRGGEEMQWREHGSRTHYFAAAAGRLIIDGIESLRSATWSFPSFSLENVAQTLLGEGKSIDNPYQRMDEINRMFAEDKPALAKYNLKDCELVTRIFAKTELLKFLLERASVTGLPADRSGGSVAAFTHLYMPLMHRQGFVAPNLGTNPPQASPGGFVMDSQPGLYESVLVLDYKSLYPSIIRTFLIDPVGLIEGLQHPDDSDSVPGFRGARFSRTRHCLPSIVARVAEGRETAKREHNAPLSQALKIIMNAFYGVLGSSGCRFFDTRLASSITLRGHEIMLRTRQLIEAQGHAVIYGDTDSTFVWLRRPHGQEEAATIGRALVAHVNDWWREHVREQYGLESALELQFETHYKRFLMPTIRGAEEGSKKRYAGLVTRADGSEEMVYKGLETVRTDWSLLARQFQQELYERIFQRKPYQDYVREYVRKTLAGEFDERLVYRKRLRRTLDDYERNVPPHVRAARLADDYNAQHGRPRQYQNGGWISYVITLAGPEPLEVRRAAIDYDHYITRQLQPVADAILPFVDDDFSTLIGGQLGLF, from the coding sequence GTGGATTTACAGCAGGGCTTCGTCCTGACCCGGCATTGGCGCGACACCCCGGCCGGCACCGAAGTCGAGTTCTGGCTGGCGACCGACGCCGGGCCGCGCCGTGTGCGTCTGCCGCATCAGCCGTCGGTGGCGTTCATCCCGGCGGCACAGCGCGAGCAGGCCGAGCGGGTGCTGGCGGACGAAAAGAACGTCGAACTGCGCCCCCTCGCCTTGCAGGATTTCGAGCATCGCCCGGTGCTCGGTCTGTATTGCCAGCAGCACGGTCAGTTGATGCGCCTGGAAACCGCGCTCAACCGCCACAGTGTCGATGTCTTCGAAGCCGATGTGCGACCGCCCGAGCGCTACTTGATGGAACGTTTCATCACCGCGCCGGTGTGGTTCAGCGGCACGCCCGATGCCGACGGTGTGCTGCTCGACGCGCACCTCAAGCCTGCGCCCGACTATCGCCCGCAATTGCGGCTGGTCTCGCTGGACATTGAAACCACCGAGCAGGGCGAGTTGTACTCCATCGCCCTGGAAGGCTGCGGCGAACGGCAGGTGTACATGCTCGGCGCGCCGAACGGCGATGACAGCATCGTCGACTTCGACCTCGAGTACTGCGAATCGCGCACCCTGATTTTGAAGAAGCTCAACGACTGGTTCGCCCGCCACGACCCCGATGCGATCATCGGCTGGAACCTTGTGCAGTTCGATTTGCGCATCCTCCACGAACACGCCCGGCGTCTCGGCGTGCCGCTTAAGCTCGGGCGCGGCGGTGAGGAAATGCAGTGGCGTGAACACGGCAGCCGCACTCATTACTTCGCGGCAGCGGCAGGAAGGCTGATCATCGACGGCATCGAATCCCTGCGTTCGGCGACCTGGAGTTTTCCCTCGTTCAGCCTGGAAAACGTCGCCCAGACTTTGCTCGGCGAGGGCAAGTCGATCGACAATCCGTACCAGCGCATGGACGAAATCAACCGCATGTTCGCCGAGGACAAACCGGCGCTGGCCAAGTACAACCTCAAGGACTGCGAACTGGTTACGCGGATCTTCGCCAAGACCGAGCTGCTGAAGTTTTTGCTGGAACGCGCCAGCGTCACCGGCCTGCCGGCGGATCGCAGCGGCGGTTCGGTGGCGGCATTCACTCATTTGTACATGCCGTTGATGCACCGTCAGGGTTTTGTAGCGCCGAACCTCGGCACCAACCCGCCGCAGGCCAGCCCCGGCGGGTTTGTCATGGACTCGCAACCGGGGCTGTACGAGTCGGTGCTGGTGCTCGACTACAAGAGCCTTTATCCGTCGATCATCCGTACCTTTCTGATCGACCCGGTGGGCTTGATCGAAGGCTTGCAGCATCCCGATGACAGCGACTCGGTGCCGGGTTTTCGCGGTGCTCGTTTCTCCCGCACCCGGCATTGCCTGCCGTCCATCGTCGCCCGGGTCGCCGAGGGTCGCGAGACCGCCAAGCGCGAGCACAACGCGCCGCTGTCACAGGCGTTGAAAATCATCATGAACGCCTTCTACGGCGTGCTCGGTTCCAGCGGTTGCCGGTTTTTCGATACGCGACTGGCTTCGTCGATCACCCTGCGCGGCCACGAAATCATGCTGCGTACCCGGCAGTTGATCGAGGCTCAGGGGCATGCGGTGATCTATGGCGATACCGATTCGACCTTCGTCTGGCTGCGTCGCCCGCACGGTCAGGAAGAAGCAGCGACCATCGGCCGGGCGCTGGTTGCGCACGTCAACGACTGGTGGCGCGAGCATGTACGCGAGCAGTACGGGTTGGAAAGCGCCCTCGAATTGCAGTTCGAAACCCACTACAAACGCTTCCTGATGCCGACCATTCGTGGCGCCGAGGAAGGCAGCAAAAAGCGCTACGCCGGTCTGGTGACCCGCGCCGACGGCAGCGAGGAAATGGTCTACAAAGGCCTGGAAACCGTGCGCACCGACTGGTCGCTGCTGGCCCGGCAATTCCAGCAGGAACTGTACGAGCGGATCTTCCAGCGCAAGCCGTATCAGGATTACGTGCGCGAGTACGTGCGCAAGACCCTGGCCGGCGAGTTCGACGAGCGACTGGTCTACCGCAAGCGCTTGCGCCGCACTCTCGACGACTACGAACGCAACGTACCGCCCCACGTGCGCGCCGCACGGCTGGCCGACGATTACAACGCGCAGCACGGTCGCCCGCGCCAGTACCAGAACGGCGGCTGGATCAGCTACGTCATCACCCTGGCCGGCCCCGAGCCGCTGGAAGTGCGCCGCGCGGCCATCGACTACGACCACTACATCACCCGGCAGCTGCAACCGGTGGCGGATGCGATCCTGCCGTTTGTCGACGACGATTTCTCAACCCTGATCGGGGGGCAACTGGGCCTGTTTTGA
- a CDS encoding CBS domain-containing protein yields MKTVAQLLKLKDQKNQEVHQIKPDHMVLEALMKMAEKNVGALLVVEDDKVVGIISERDYARKLVLHGRSSVGTPVRDIMVANVITVDTHQTVDTCLGIMSDKRLRHLPVVEDGKLIGLLSIGDLVKEAIAEQAELIKQLEQYIRGE; encoded by the coding sequence ATGAAAACCGTCGCCCAGCTGCTCAAGCTCAAAGATCAGAAAAATCAGGAAGTGCACCAGATCAAACCCGATCACATGGTGCTCGAAGCGCTGATGAAAATGGCCGAGAAGAACGTCGGCGCCCTGCTCGTGGTGGAAGACGACAAAGTGGTGGGCATCATCAGCGAGCGCGATTACGCGCGCAAACTGGTGCTGCACGGGCGCTCCTCGGTGGGCACGCCGGTGCGCGACATCATGGTGGCGAACGTGATCACGGTGGACACCCATCAAACCGTCGACACCTGCCTTGGCATCATGTCCGACAAACGCCTGCGTCACTTGCCCGTTGTTGAGGACGGCAAGCTGATCGGCCTGTTGTCGATCGGCGACCTGGTCAAGGAAGCGATTGCCGAACAGGCCGAGCTGATCAAACAGCTGGAGCAGTACATTCGCGGGGAGTGA
- a CDS encoding ExbD/TolR family protein — MSFSTQDSDEVLSEMNVTPLVDVMLVLLVVFIVTAPLMTNAIKVNLPKTDAVAPAEKKDPVVVSVDQDGKFFLAKTELAPESLEASLKEVKAKDADVRVQLQADSAVNYGQVAKAMASIERSGITKISVMTTR, encoded by the coding sequence ATGTCCTTTTCCACTCAAGACAGCGATGAAGTGCTCAGCGAAATGAACGTCACGCCGCTGGTGGACGTGATGCTCGTGCTGCTGGTGGTGTTCATCGTCACCGCGCCGCTGATGACCAACGCGATCAAGGTCAACCTGCCAAAAACCGATGCCGTCGCCCCCGCCGAAAAGAAGGATCCGGTGGTGGTCAGCGTCGATCAGGACGGCAAGTTTTTCCTGGCCAAGACCGAGCTGGCACCGGAATCACTGGAGGCCAGCCTAAAGGAGGTCAAAGCCAAAGATGCCGACGTACGCGTGCAGCTGCAGGCCGACTCCGCCGTGAATTACGGCCAGGTCGCCAAAGCCATGGCGTCCATCGAGCGCTCGGGCATCACCAAGATATCGGTGATGACCACCCGCTGA